The Juglans microcarpa x Juglans regia isolate MS1-56 chromosome 2D, Jm3101_v1.0, whole genome shotgun sequence DNA window CCCATGTTCATCTCAGGGCACGCTTGTTTAAGAGTTGAATGATCCATACAAAAATCAGTATTGTGCCAATGTCTACCACATGCATTGATTTTGACACATATATACTCTGATGTcaccaaaattacaattatgtttagataaacaaataaaatataaaataaaccacaaaagaaTGGCACAACCCTAGCACACAAAGTATACAAGGTACTCCAAAATCACCACTCCAAATAACAAGACAAATGGAAGTTTAGACCCAAGAACAGAACAAGAAGCTTGCATATTCAAGTAGGCATAAGCATCTCAGGGCTTCAAAGGTTCAGCTTATGATGAAATAACAAAACCTTTGATGGCCCGGCAGCATGAAGGATGTTACAAGCTTCCCGGCCATCTCTTTCAGAGCCAATCCTGTAACAAGTATATCGTACCATTAGGCACAAGAGCCACAgcaaagcaaaagcaaaagatAGAGTAAATGTGGATATAAAGATGCAACCTTAGCGCATAGGTACAACTGAAATGTGTTTATTAGCTTtaaattcaattcttctatttttttatcagtaaataaaaactttattgatgaggaaaataggcatagcccaagtacacgtgACATATACAAGATTAACACCTATGCcttgtatatttatttgaaatgtaTGCATATAAGAAAGATACAAACAAGGCGGGAGTTAGAAGGATAAGGCATCCTTCTGATAGAAAATGTGAGTGAATAGCAAAGCAAGTGCAAAATAGAACCTATGCTCAAATAACAATGCAAGGAACTTATACATCCCTCCCATTACTAGTTGAAACAGTAATCTCCTTGTAAGATCATATGAATTAGTTACACCCTAATATGAACCTAACTGAGAACTGTAATTCATAAcatcaatataattaaaatttccaGTTTATTCAAAAGTCAAATATGTCGGAAAGCCGGATAATTTCCTGTGTAATATAATCACAAAGAGAGTAACAGCTTAAGTCATAACACTTCATACTCTAATTTATTACATTtactcttctttctttctttactgTTTTATATGTTAGGCTGATGAACTACATCCAGACATATCCAGAGTTAAAAGACTCAATTAAGTAAGCTTCACCAACCTTATTGAGGTATTAGTAACTACCTGAAACCAGTCAACTGTTCTGCTTCAAACTGGTTGGGCGTCAACATTGAAGCCACTGGGACAACCTAATCATACAGAGCATTACCAAAATGTAACCATCATATCCAATTCGGTCTCCCTAATGACATTTACAATAAGAAACAATTACATAAATAGACAACCATTCATGACTAAATGACTACTCTGGTTGTTTAATATTTAGGATCCAAGTAATCCAAATGTCAAACTTACAGTTTGAGATACTGCTCTGACATAGTCATTAACTCCGGAAAGCAGTCAAGAACATCCCAACATTTCAAATTCACAGTCAGTTTTTCTACGCCCTGTGGCCAATTTAAGTTTCTGAGTTTCGTTTTCAAGACATCCCAAAATACATCATTTTTCTAATGGCAGAAGTTCTTATTTCTTTAGTACTGTAGCATTCTAACCTTTCTAAAAAAGAATGCAAAATTCTTATTGAAAGGCATCACcgataataaaatataggacATTTTGGGAAGGccatttagttttttattaatactcttttcatttcaaatcaagATATGAAAGTTAGGATAAGACATTTTATGAAAAggatatgatttgatataaaggaaaaaaccaCTAAAACTTTAACAGGATTGGTCACCTTTTCGCGATATACTGATACTAGCTCTAGAGGGACATAGAGCTTTCCTTCATCACCCATCACTGGATCACATACTAGACAAGAAAAGCCAAATTTTAATgagacattttttataagtaaattttaaTGAGACATGGAAacacatttttttcccttcaagaACAAAACATACTGGCAAATTATGGATATATTATTAGCTAGAGTCAATGGTTTCTCCTCTTGAATATGCTGTTAATGCCTATCACCTCTTCTGGTGGCTTTCAATGCTCTTTAAAGTGAGCATCCTTGAACATTAAAGCCAATATAACCTGTATATCTGCCTAGTCAAAAACTGAATTCCAAGCTAATCATAATTGTAAGCTGCAGCAGCATCAACAACAACAGCTTCTGGCAGCGTCTCATCCATATTATTTTGTGCCAGAAACAAAACCAAGATCTATTTTTTCCATCATATTTTGACCCCAAAAATATTGGTTTTCTTATGGCCTAAATAAATCAAATCTGTCAAAAAGTGCTTCTCTACATATAAGGCTATACAGCTGGAGATGGTATTTCAATTATGAACTTTGCTCAACAAGTTATAAGCCTTGACAAACCACTTTTATCGAGTCCCCAGTATCTACATTAATATTTTCAGAGCAATAGTACAAGGATTAACATTGTTTGATATCACGAAAACTTCTGAAACAATCAGTACACCAGACATTCCATTTTAAAGTAATCTACTCACCATATGTAAGTTCCGGGTTTATGGAACGAAGCTTATTAACAACTTCCAACACAGTGTTCAAAAAAGAAACCGAACCAATATAACCTGAAAATTAAATGATCAGACTTAAAACGATGtacaatgaaaagaaaaacttcctaataaagaaaaaatcaagaATCAAAAAAAGATTCAGGGCAAAATTTCAGATACAAAGTCTAAAGTGACTTTTGAGGAGTAAAATtgacaataaagaaaaatgttgcaCTCCTTCCCCAGGTAAAATTTATAGAACACATAACTATCAAGTAAAAAACATGAAACAGACAAGCAAGTCATAGTATTTCATAGTGGTCTTTTTTGGGCGATACAGACCTCCATAGAAATATGTGGtgcaatgtttttaatttttctgtacataaaacaaaaaattaattacaaagcACAAAAATCGGGAGAAGCCTAGTGAAAACGAAGTATAGAAGTCTACTAGAGACAAAAAAAAGACCTAAATTTAAAAGAACACGAGATTTTTAATGGAGTTTATTGGACaatatcttatatatgtcaAAGTTAATAAGGTAACTTAAGGGTGGGAatataatgatattataatagaGTGGTACTCCAATGTGGTCCACTATGATACACCGGATTTGTATTTGGCATATACTAGGTAAAACTAGATTTGgaaaatatatggaaaattaCCTCAAAGTAGTTAGGTTCCTTCTTCCAAAAAGTTTAACAACTAGACTCAAACTCTATTAGGGATTTGATTGATGGGGATCCTAATTATGTGCCAAcacttcttcatgtctcaaattcTACAATGCTGGTTAGGTGGGGCAACATATAGCAGTATCAAACTATGTCTTGATGTAACACATCAAATTGATTCTGAGGCTGCAAAGCATCAATCAGAAATCAGTGTTACAAACTATGGGGAGTACGAACCATATGCATCTGTCAAGCATGTTTCCCCagtcaaaatgtttttttttagaagtacttCCTTGGTCAAAACTTAATTCCTGTCTATAAACTACAGGAACCATATCCTGTTTCTTCttctcataaaaacataaaagtgGACAGAAGATTCTCCTATCCCAGAAAGACTGATCCCATTCCCCCAcccccaaaagaaaacaaattatgtCACATAATTAATCCAGAGAGCAATACACAGGTACCATGGCACACAAGACAAAATATCCAGAGAGCAATACAAAAGTTTTATTGTACCATGTCACATAAAACTTGGCTGGTGTACCTGTTAATAAATGAGTGTAGTACAATAAATCATTTGCTCCAAGGCCTTCTATCAAGTCCCATAGCTGTTGTCCATTCAAAACTTGGCCCTTAAAAGTTGGGTATCCTACAAAATTTTAAGGTAAAATTAAACCATGTCCCCACCTTCACTGTGCAATGCCTGGACCTATACCAATTGATAGATGACTTCGCACCATATATCAGGCCTCGCAATTTCTGAGACTGTTTGAATGAAGTAATAGTAGCAGCTTGCCTGTGTGGTTTGAGAATTGCACGGAATTAATTGGATCCACATCATAGCCCAATAGTTGGAGAGGGAAGACAGCTGATTTATTTCCAACATATCCCTGAAGAAAGAGTAAGGAAGTACTG harbors:
- the LOC121248821 gene encoding pyridoxal kinase-like isoform X2 produces the protein MLLKLKSLLEGHPQFGISRDTHIFRSRSSRSPEMAPPILSLALPSETGRVLSIQSHTVQGYVGNKSAVFPLQLLGYDVDPINSVQFSNHTGYPTFKGQVLNGQQLWDLIEGLGANDLLYYTHLLTGYIGSVSFLNTVLEVVNKLRSINPELTYVCDPVMGDEGKLYVPLELVSVYREKVVPVASMLTPNQFEAEQLTGFRIGSERDGREACNILHAAGPSKVVITSINIEGNLLLIGSHQKEKDQSPEQFKIVIPKIPTYFTGTGDLTTALLLGWSNVMRLKIS